The following proteins come from a genomic window of Achromobacter deleyi:
- a CDS encoding EAL domain-containing protein, with the protein MHRSRIILIFDNEFAKQGISDSLEQIGFVLNPVSLQEPAPARHAGDIQVHLCLPRDLDITIGQLRARFAQSTIIAIRHIESPAVRINALLAGADSCYGANISYSEVAAAIQSAQRKLNLCQPAAASAPRRSDVVAAAVAEQSWRLCDNEWTLMSPGGPGVNLTPMERAVLKGMYGHPERIIRRADFAVASLDIAGNGRALDLVISRLKRKGAAAGMAIPIRSLRGKGYAFSAALAQDGGGEGHESTVIRKEGAASPLLAALQGDRLQFHYQPIVTATDLEIVGAEALLRWRAAGGETMGIDGLLREVGVPEAAQALISWGLHTIAHDQARWRQAAHGSGFAVNINISPQSFARRDVVGAILRDIAACGLAPGDIRIELTEEAALHAGSADIRSMLEAFTSRGIQVWLDDFGKGYNNLEWLSTLPLAGLKLDKSIVWSAARQADAQKVLTSICQLARDLDIATVAEGIETEAHCRAAREAGCDLLQGFLFFRPGTGDELAAALAEQRWRRAGMARARERLAPAVTLRDGGAPLSSASGQ; encoded by the coding sequence ATGCATCGGTCGCGCATTATCCTTATTTTCGATAACGAATTCGCCAAGCAAGGCATCTCCGATTCGCTCGAGCAGATCGGTTTCGTCCTGAATCCCGTATCGCTCCAGGAACCGGCGCCGGCGCGCCATGCCGGCGACATCCAGGTGCACCTGTGCCTGCCGCGGGATCTGGACATCACGATCGGCCAGTTGCGCGCGCGCTTCGCCCAATCGACCATCATCGCCATCCGCCATATCGAGAGCCCTGCGGTGCGGATCAACGCGCTGCTGGCCGGCGCCGACAGTTGCTACGGCGCCAACATCAGCTACAGCGAGGTGGCGGCGGCGATCCAGTCGGCACAGCGCAAGCTGAACTTGTGCCAGCCCGCCGCGGCATCCGCGCCGCGTCGGTCGGACGTGGTGGCGGCGGCCGTGGCGGAGCAGAGCTGGCGCCTGTGCGACAACGAATGGACGCTGATGTCGCCGGGCGGTCCGGGCGTCAACCTCACGCCCATGGAACGCGCGGTGCTCAAGGGCATGTACGGCCATCCCGAGCGGATCATCCGTCGCGCGGATTTCGCCGTTGCCAGCCTGGACATCGCCGGCAATGGCCGTGCGCTGGACCTGGTCATCAGCCGCCTCAAGCGCAAGGGCGCAGCGGCCGGCATGGCCATTCCGATCCGCAGCCTGCGCGGCAAGGGGTATGCGTTCTCGGCCGCGCTGGCCCAGGACGGCGGCGGCGAAGGCCACGAATCCACGGTGATCCGGAAAGAGGGCGCCGCGTCGCCGCTGCTGGCCGCGCTCCAGGGCGACCGCCTGCAATTCCATTACCAACCCATCGTCACCGCCACGGATCTGGAGATTGTCGGCGCCGAAGCCCTGTTGCGATGGCGCGCGGCGGGCGGCGAAACGATGGGCATCGATGGCCTGTTGCGCGAAGTGGGCGTCCCAGAGGCGGCGCAGGCCTTGATCAGTTGGGGCCTGCACACCATCGCCCATGACCAGGCGCGCTGGCGGCAGGCAGCGCACGGTTCAGGGTTTGCGGTGAACATCAATATCTCGCCGCAGAGCTTCGCCCGCCGCGATGTCGTCGGCGCGATCCTGCGCGATATCGCCGCGTGCGGCCTGGCGCCCGGCGATATCCGCATCGAGCTCACCGAAGAAGCGGCCCTGCATGCCGGATCCGCCGACATCCGTTCCATGCTGGAGGCGTTCACCAGCCGCGGCATCCAGGTCTGGCTGGACGATTTCGGCAAGGGCTACAACAACCTCGAATGGTTGTCGACGCTGCCACTGGCGGGGTTGAAGCTGGACAAGTCGATTGTCTGGAGCGCCGCGCGACAGGCGGACGCGCAGAAGGTGCTGACGTCGATCTGTCAGTTGGCGCGCGACCTGGATATCGCCACCGTGGCCGAGGGCATCGAGACCGAGGCGCATTGCCGCGCCGCGCGCGAGGCGGGTTGCGACCTGCTGCAGGGCTTTCTGTTCTTCCGGCCCGGCACCGGTGATGAACTGGCCGCCGCGCTGGCCGAGCAGCGCTGGCGCCGCGCCGGCATGGCGCGTGCCCGCGAGCGCCTGGCCCCGGCCGTGACGTTGCGTGATGGCGGCGCGCCGCTCAGCTCCGCGTCCGGGCAATGA
- a CDS encoding MFS transporter, translating into MIATRAVVCLGLTQLVGWGVTFYLVGALGPDMAADLGWNPATIYGGFSCAIVVMALVSPLAGRAVDRWGGHRVMPAGALVAAAGCAVLAAAQGVAAYFAAWTVLGVGMRLCLYDAAFASLARAAGPTARRPMSQITLFGGLASTVMWPVGHALSGWLGWRGAVLAYGALALATLPLYLALPRTRYAAPAQAAGQEGATGLTRTVSERRLAGTLYAVIAMLTNFLAAGNAAHLIPLLSGLGLAKALAVNVAALWGIGQFASRLADVALGSRLHPLTLTLAVAALLPLSFTLALFSGGHPATLAAYALLYGACNGLLTITRGTLPLALFDFRRYGAVVGGLLMPSFLLTAAAPVTYAYVVERHGAPAAMGLSAGLAGAILAAALALRWRFIARTRS; encoded by the coding sequence ATGATCGCCACCCGCGCGGTGGTCTGCCTGGGGCTGACGCAACTGGTCGGCTGGGGCGTGACGTTCTACCTGGTCGGCGCGCTGGGGCCGGACATGGCGGCCGACCTGGGCTGGAACCCGGCCACGATCTACGGCGGCTTCTCCTGCGCCATCGTGGTCATGGCCCTGGTGTCGCCACTGGCCGGTCGGGCGGTCGACCGCTGGGGCGGCCACCGCGTGATGCCGGCGGGCGCCCTGGTGGCCGCGGCCGGCTGCGCCGTGCTGGCGGCCGCGCAGGGCGTGGCGGCGTACTTCGCCGCCTGGACGGTGCTGGGCGTCGGCATGCGGCTGTGCCTGTACGACGCGGCGTTCGCCTCGCTGGCGCGCGCCGCCGGCCCGACCGCGCGGCGGCCGATGTCGCAGATCACGCTGTTCGGCGGCCTCGCCTCGACAGTCATGTGGCCCGTGGGCCATGCGCTGTCGGGCTGGCTCGGCTGGCGCGGCGCGGTGCTGGCCTATGGCGCGCTGGCGCTGGCGACCCTGCCGCTGTACCTGGCGCTGCCGCGCACGCGCTACGCCGCGCCGGCGCAAGCGGCGGGGCAGGAAGGCGCCACCGGCCTGACGCGCACGGTGTCCGAACGGCGCCTGGCCGGCACACTGTACGCGGTCATCGCCATGCTCACCAACTTCCTGGCGGCCGGCAATGCCGCCCATCTGATCCCGCTGCTGTCCGGACTGGGCCTGGCCAAGGCGCTGGCGGTCAACGTCGCCGCCTTGTGGGGGATCGGCCAGTTCGCCTCGCGGCTGGCCGACGTCGCGCTGGGGTCGCGCCTGCATCCGCTGACCCTGACCCTGGCGGTGGCCGCCCTGCTGCCGCTGAGTTTCACGCTGGCGCTGTTTTCGGGCGGCCATCCCGCCACCCTGGCCGCCTACGCGCTGTTGTATGGCGCCTGCAACGGCCTGCTGACCATCACCCGCGGCACCCTGCCGCTGGCGCTGTTCGACTTCCGTCGCTACGGCGCGGTGGTCGGCGGCCTGCTGATGCCGAGCTTCCTGCTGACCGCGGCCGCGCCGGTGACCTACGCCTATGTGGTGGAACGGCACGGCGCGCCCGCCGCCATGGGCCTGTCGGCGGGGCTGGCCGGCGCCATCCTGGCCGCGGCGCTGGCGTTGCGGTGGCGCTTCATTGCCCGGACGCGGAGCTGA
- a CDS encoding GNAT family N-acetyltransferase — MPQSAASLLIRDSVDADLPAIKSIYAHHVQHGTASFELEPPSIQEMRQRRAGVLEKDMPYLVAEIDGEVVGYAYVTPYRPRPAYRHTVEDSVYVKDGRAGQGIGGRLLGALVERCAAAGWRQMLAVVGDSRNAASLAVHARQGFHPVGTLRSVGHKHGEWRDTVLMQRALGEGDSTPPQRP; from the coding sequence ATGCCGCAATCCGCCGCCTCCCTCCTGATCCGCGACAGCGTCGACGCCGACCTGCCCGCCATCAAGTCCATCTACGCGCACCACGTGCAGCACGGCACCGCCTCGTTCGAACTGGAACCGCCGTCGATCCAGGAAATGCGCCAGCGCCGCGCCGGCGTGCTGGAAAAGGACATGCCCTACCTGGTGGCCGAGATCGACGGCGAAGTGGTGGGCTACGCCTACGTCACGCCCTACCGCCCGCGCCCGGCCTACCGCCACACGGTCGAGGACTCGGTCTACGTCAAGGACGGCCGCGCCGGCCAGGGCATCGGCGGCAGGCTGCTGGGCGCCCTGGTCGAGCGCTGCGCCGCGGCCGGCTGGCGGCAGATGCTGGCGGTGGTGGGCGACAGCCGCAACGCCGCCTCGCTGGCGGTGCACGCGCGCCAGGGCTTCCATCCGGTCGGCACGCTGCGCTCGGTGGGCCACAAGCATGGCGAATGGCGCGACACCGTGCTGATGCAGCGCGCGCTGGGCGAAGGCGACAGCACGCCGCCGCAGCGCCCATGA
- a CDS encoding LysR family transcriptional regulator, protein MRGLNLDALRTFAQVIELGSFSAAAERGGITQPAVSLQVRQLERRFGLKLVERVGRRAGPTAAGLELLTHIRAIDTALAQAEQAMTAHASQVTGRVRLGTGATACTYLLPPLLAGLRRRFPALDVVASTGNTADMLRGLENNTLDIGLVTLPAPGRMFEVTPVLEDEFVAIFPARGPLAIPATVTPQALAALPLVLFEPGARTRRLVDDWFEEAGMAAKPVMELGSTEAMKEIVAAGLACAVLPKLAVSGAGHRDSLAVRSLAPRLARTLAIVVRRDKPLSRGLRHLQEALLALRA, encoded by the coding sequence ATGCGCGGACTCAATCTGGACGCCCTGCGCACCTTTGCGCAGGTGATCGAACTGGGCAGTTTCTCGGCCGCCGCCGAACGGGGCGGCATCACCCAGCCGGCGGTCAGCCTGCAGGTGCGCCAGCTGGAGCGCCGCTTCGGCCTGAAGCTGGTGGAACGCGTCGGCCGCCGCGCGGGGCCGACCGCCGCCGGCCTGGAGCTGCTGACCCACATCCGCGCGATCGACACGGCGCTGGCGCAGGCCGAGCAGGCCATGACGGCGCACGCCTCGCAGGTGACCGGGCGGGTGCGCCTGGGCACCGGCGCCACCGCCTGCACCTATCTGCTGCCGCCGCTGCTGGCCGGCCTGCGGCGCCGCTTCCCGGCGCTGGACGTGGTGGCCAGCACCGGCAACACCGCCGACATGCTGCGCGGGCTGGAGAACAACACGCTGGACATCGGCCTGGTGACGCTGCCGGCGCCGGGCCGCATGTTCGAGGTCACGCCGGTGCTGGAAGACGAGTTCGTCGCCATCTTTCCGGCGCGCGGCCCCCTCGCGATTCCCGCTACCGTTACGCCGCAGGCGCTGGCGGCGTTGCCGCTGGTGCTGTTCGAGCCGGGCGCGCGCACCCGCCGGCTGGTGGACGACTGGTTCGAGGAAGCCGGCATGGCGGCCAAGCCGGTCATGGAACTGGGCAGCACCGAGGCCATGAAGGAAATCGTGGCCGCCGGCCTGGCCTGCGCGGTGCTGCCCAAGCTGGCGGTGAGCGGCGCCGGCCACCGCGACAGCCTGGCCGTGCGCTCGCTGGCGCCGCGCCTGGCGCGCACCCTGGCCATCGTGGTGCGCCGGGACAAGCCGCTCAGCCGAGGATTGCGGCACCTGCAGGAGGCGTTGCTGGCGCTGCGGGCGTGA
- a CDS encoding 2-isopropylmalate synthase produces the protein MLDHPQHKYRPVQPFARDYAERQWPARRPSAPPIWMSTDMRDGNQALIDPMDAARKLRFFEQLVAVGLKEIEVAFPSASDTDFNFVRKLIEERRIPADVTIEVLTQSRPDLIARTFESLRGAPRAIVHLYNPIAPQWRRIVFGMSRAEIKEIALAGTRQIRALADTHPETTWIYQYSPETFSLAELDFALEVCDAVSAIWRPTPARKMIINLPSTVECTSANVYADQIEWMHRRLARRDSIVLSVHPHNDRGTAVASAELAVLAGADRVEGCLFGNGERTGNVDLVTLALNLDRQGIPSGLDFTDMAAVRDCVEACNQLPVDVFHPYAFTPAAPATPPAGAAILG, from the coding sequence ATGCTCGACCATCCCCAACACAAGTACCGCCCCGTCCAGCCCTTTGCACGCGACTACGCCGAACGCCAGTGGCCGGCCCGCCGCCCGAGCGCGCCGCCCATCTGGATGAGCACCGACATGCGCGACGGCAACCAGGCGCTGATCGACCCGATGGACGCGGCCCGCAAGCTGCGCTTTTTCGAACAGCTGGTGGCGGTGGGATTGAAGGAGATCGAAGTCGCGTTCCCGTCGGCGTCCGACACCGACTTCAATTTCGTGCGCAAGCTGATCGAGGAGCGCCGCATTCCCGCCGACGTCACCATCGAAGTGCTGACCCAGTCGCGGCCCGACCTGATCGCGCGCACCTTCGAATCGCTGCGCGGCGCGCCGCGCGCCATCGTGCACCTGTACAACCCGATCGCGCCGCAATGGCGCCGCATCGTGTTCGGCATGAGCCGCGCCGAGATCAAGGAGATCGCGCTGGCCGGCACGCGCCAGATCCGCGCCCTGGCCGACACGCACCCGGAAACGACGTGGATCTACCAGTACTCGCCCGAGACCTTCAGCCTGGCCGAACTGGATTTCGCGCTGGAGGTCTGCGACGCGGTCAGCGCCATCTGGCGCCCGACGCCGGCGCGCAAGATGATCATCAACCTGCCGTCGACGGTGGAATGCACCAGCGCCAACGTCTACGCCGACCAGATCGAATGGATGCACCGCCGCCTGGCGCGGCGCGACAGCATCGTGCTGAGCGTGCATCCGCACAACGACCGCGGCACCGCCGTGGCCTCGGCCGAACTGGCGGTGCTGGCCGGCGCCGACCGGGTCGAAGGCTGCCTGTTCGGCAATGGCGAACGCACCGGCAACGTCGACCTGGTGACGCTGGCGCTCAACCTGGACCGGCAGGGCATCCCGAGCGGCCTGGACTTTACCGACATGGCCGCCGTGCGCGACTGCGTCGAGGCCTGCAACCAGCTGCCGGTGGACGTATTCCACCCCTATGCGTTCACGCCCGCAGCGCCAGCAACGCCTCCTGCAGGTGCCGCAATCCTCGGCTGA
- a CDS encoding AraC family transcriptional regulator, giving the protein MDKPKPPPRPSGSRKPADLDLFPYESSQRPVAALAVDYEDGHRVRRHRHRRSQLVYAISGVMVVDTDAGIWVVPPTRGVWVPAWVSHAIRMSGEPRMRTVFVEPGAASHLPNECCVLSISPLLRELMVAAAAVPLDWQPGTRDGRLMMLLLDELKQEPVLPLHLPQPSEPRLARICRAIVRHPERQAGAADWARELGVDPKTVHRLFLRHTGMTFGRWRQQARLLAAMERLARGERVLDVALDLGYESPSAFAAMFRKALGEPPSAFAARGAASA; this is encoded by the coding sequence ATGGACAAACCCAAACCCCCGCCTCGCCCGTCCGGATCGCGCAAGCCCGCGGATCTGGACCTGTTTCCGTACGAGTCCTCGCAGCGGCCGGTGGCCGCGCTGGCGGTGGATTACGAGGACGGGCACCGCGTGCGGCGCCATCGCCACCGCCGTTCGCAGTTGGTGTACGCCATCTCGGGCGTGATGGTGGTGGATACCGACGCGGGCATCTGGGTGGTGCCGCCCACGCGCGGCGTCTGGGTGCCGGCCTGGGTCTCGCACGCCATCCGCATGAGTGGCGAGCCGCGCATGCGCACCGTGTTCGTCGAGCCGGGCGCGGCCTCGCATTTGCCCAACGAATGCTGCGTGCTGTCGATCTCGCCGCTGCTGCGCGAGCTGATGGTGGCGGCGGCCGCGGTGCCGCTGGACTGGCAGCCCGGCACCCGCGACGGCCGCCTGATGATGCTGCTGCTGGATGAACTGAAGCAGGAGCCGGTGCTGCCGCTGCACCTGCCGCAGCCGTCCGAGCCGCGCCTGGCGCGCATCTGCCGCGCCATCGTGCGCCACCCCGAGCGCCAGGCGGGCGCGGCCGACTGGGCGCGGGAACTGGGGGTGGATCCCAAGACGGTGCATCGCCTGTTCCTGCGCCACACCGGCATGACCTTCGGCCGCTGGCGCCAGCAGGCGCGGCTGCTGGCGGCGATGGAGCGGCTGGCGCGCGGCGAACGGGTGCTGGATGTGGCCCTGGATCTGGGCTACGAGAGCCCCAGCGCCTTCGCGGCCATGTTCCGCAAGGCCCTGGGCGAGCCGCCCAGCGCCTTCGCGGCGCGCGGCGCGGCGTCCGCCTGA
- the ilvD gene encoding dihydroxy-acid dehydratase, whose translation MPHYRSRTSTHGRNMAGARALWRATGMKDGDFGKPIIAVVNSFTQFVPGHVHLRDLGALVAKEIEAAGGVAKEFNTIAVDDGIAMGHGGMLYSLPSRELIADSVEYMVNAHCADAMVCISNCDKITPGMLMAAMRLNIPVVFVSGGPMEAGKVKSPTDGKVIAKIDLIDAMIKAADPKVSDAEVAEVERSACPTCGSCSGMFTANSMNCLTEAIGLALPGNGTIVATHAWRKGLFEQAGRLVVDLCRRYYVEEDESVLPRNIATKSAFQNAMALDVAMGGSTNTVLHLLAAAQEAGVDFTMADIDRISRKVPCLCKAAPATDKYHIEDVHRAGGILGILGELARADLLDLSCGNVHSGTLGNAIAQWDVAGGAGEAAQKFYRAAPGGIPTTVAFSQDATFLTLDTDRQTGCIRSKESAYSKDGGLAVLYGNLAEKGCIVKTAGVDESQWVFTGRARVFESQDDAVEGILGDKVVAGDVVVIRYEGPKGGPGMQEMLYPTSYLKSKGLGKTCALFTDGRFSGGSSGLVIGHASPEAAEGGTIGLVEEGDTIEIDIPNRKMHLAVSDEELARRRAAMNAREDGGWLPVGRERVVSQALQAYAALATSADRGAVRDLSQLKQKR comes from the coding sequence ATGCCGCACTACCGTTCCCGCACCTCGACCCACGGCCGCAACATGGCCGGCGCCCGCGCCCTGTGGCGCGCCACCGGCATGAAGGACGGAGACTTCGGCAAGCCGATCATCGCGGTGGTCAACTCGTTCACGCAGTTCGTGCCGGGCCACGTGCACCTGCGCGACCTGGGCGCGCTGGTCGCCAAGGAAATCGAGGCCGCCGGCGGCGTCGCCAAGGAATTCAACACGATCGCCGTCGATGACGGCATCGCCATGGGCCACGGCGGCATGCTGTATTCGCTGCCCTCGCGCGAACTGATCGCCGACTCGGTCGAATACATGGTCAACGCGCACTGCGCCGACGCCATGGTCTGCATCTCGAACTGTGACAAGATCACCCCGGGGATGCTGATGGCCGCGATGCGCCTGAACATCCCGGTGGTGTTCGTGTCCGGCGGCCCGATGGAAGCCGGCAAGGTCAAGTCGCCGACCGACGGCAAGGTGATCGCCAAGATCGACCTGATCGACGCCATGATCAAGGCCGCCGACCCGAAGGTGTCGGACGCCGAAGTGGCCGAAGTCGAACGCAGCGCGTGTCCGACCTGCGGCTCCTGTTCCGGCATGTTCACCGCCAACTCGATGAACTGCCTGACCGAGGCCATCGGCCTGGCGCTGCCGGGCAACGGCACCATCGTCGCCACGCACGCCTGGCGCAAGGGGTTGTTCGAGCAGGCCGGCCGCCTGGTGGTGGACCTGTGCCGCCGCTACTACGTCGAGGAAGACGAGTCGGTCCTGCCGCGCAACATCGCCACCAAGAGCGCGTTCCAGAACGCCATGGCGCTGGACGTGGCCATGGGCGGCTCGACCAACACCGTGCTGCACCTGCTGGCCGCGGCGCAGGAAGCCGGCGTCGACTTCACCATGGCCGACATCGACCGCATCTCGCGCAAGGTGCCGTGCCTGTGCAAGGCCGCGCCCGCCACCGACAAGTACCACATCGAAGACGTGCACCGTGCCGGCGGCATCCTGGGCATCCTGGGTGAACTGGCGCGCGCCGACCTGCTCGACCTGTCCTGCGGCAACGTGCACAGCGGCACGCTGGGCAACGCCATCGCGCAATGGGACGTGGCCGGCGGCGCCGGCGAAGCGGCGCAGAAGTTCTACCGCGCGGCCCCTGGCGGCATCCCCACCACCGTGGCCTTCAGCCAGGACGCCACCTTCCTGACGCTGGACACCGACCGCCAGACCGGTTGCATCCGCAGCAAGGAAAGCGCCTATTCCAAGGACGGCGGCCTGGCCGTGCTGTACGGCAACCTCGCCGAGAAGGGCTGCATCGTCAAGACCGCGGGCGTGGATGAATCGCAGTGGGTCTTCACCGGCCGCGCGCGCGTGTTCGAAAGCCAGGACGACGCCGTCGAGGGCATCCTGGGCGACAAGGTCGTGGCGGGCGACGTGGTGGTGATCCGCTACGAAGGCCCCAAGGGCGGCCCCGGCATGCAGGAAATGCTGTATCCCACGTCGTACCTGAAGTCCAAGGGCCTGGGCAAGACCTGCGCGCTGTTCACCGATGGCCGTTTCTCGGGCGGCTCGTCGGGCCTGGTGATCGGCCACGCGTCGCCTGAGGCGGCCGAGGGCGGCACCATCGGCCTGGTGGAAGAGGGCGACACCATCGAGATCGACATCCCCAACCGCAAGATGCACCTGGCCGTGTCCGACGAGGAACTGGCCCGCCGCCGCGCCGCGATGAACGCGCGCGAGGATGGCGGCTGGCTGCCGGTGGGCCGCGAGCGCGTGGTGTCGCAGGCCCTGCAGGCCTACGCGGCGCTGGCCACCTCGGCCGACCGCGGCGCGGTGCGCGACCTGTCGCAGCTCAAGCAGAAGCGTTGA
- a CDS encoding LysR family transcriptional regulator, translated as MALNSEALRLFLGVVDAGSMSAAAEMLGQTASGVSRGLSRLEEDLGVTLLTRTTRRMELTAEGAHFLHKARQIVQSLEEAEECMRIVNQQPAGRLRVDASVPVMLHCVVPHVADFRREYPAISLELTSNDRIVDLIEHRTDVALRMGPLNDSTLHARPMRPRPRWLMASPDYLARRGVPRTVEDLAGHELLGFTQPESLNVWPLRHAGGSTYLATPTLATSSGETQRHLALRGVGIACLSDFVSRDDLIEGRLVRIMEDLHTDYLQPMHAVYYRNTQLSRRIACFLDFFASRL; from the coding sequence ATGGCGCTCAATTCCGAGGCCCTGCGGCTGTTCCTGGGCGTGGTCGACGCCGGCTCGATGAGCGCCGCCGCCGAAATGCTGGGCCAGACCGCGTCCGGCGTCAGCCGCGGCCTGTCGCGCCTGGAGGAAGACCTGGGCGTGACGCTGCTGACCCGCACCACGCGGCGCATGGAACTCACGGCCGAAGGCGCGCACTTCCTGCACAAGGCGCGCCAGATCGTGCAGTCGCTGGAAGAGGCCGAGGAATGCATGCGCATCGTCAACCAGCAGCCGGCCGGCCGCCTGCGCGTCGACGCTTCGGTGCCCGTGATGCTGCATTGCGTGGTGCCGCACGTGGCGGACTTTCGCCGCGAGTACCCGGCGATCTCGCTGGAGCTGACCAGCAACGACCGCATCGTCGACCTGATCGAGCATCGCACCGACGTGGCCTTGCGTATGGGGCCGCTGAACGATTCCACGCTGCATGCGCGGCCCATGCGGCCGCGGCCGCGCTGGTTGATGGCCAGCCCGGACTACCTGGCGCGGCGCGGCGTGCCCCGCACCGTCGAGGACCTGGCCGGCCACGAACTGCTGGGCTTCACCCAGCCCGAGAGCCTGAACGTCTGGCCGCTGCGCCACGCGGGCGGCTCCACCTATCTGGCCACGCCCACGCTGGCCACCTCCAGCGGCGAGACCCAGCGGCACCTGGCGCTGCGCGGCGTGGGCATCGCCTGCCTGTCGGACTTCGTGTCGCGCGACGATCTGATCGAAGGGCGCCTGGTGCGGATCATGGAAGACCTGCACACCGACTACCTGCAGCCGATGCACGCGGTGTACTACCGCAACACGCAGCTGTCGCGGCGCATCGCCTGCTTCCTGGATTTCTTCGCCAGCCGGTTGTGA
- the lpdA gene encoding dihydrolipoyl dehydrogenase gives MTKTSFDLVVVGGGPGGYVAAIRAAQLGLSTALVERAELGGICLNWGCIPTKALLHSATVLRACREADHYGVTGAGAARPDLAAMVARSRKVAGRLGQGVAHLMKKNGVTVFAASAKLAGGGRVALDNGPTLSARHIILATGARARELPALPVGERIWAYRQALTPPAIPKSLLVVGAGAIGAEFASFYRAVGAEVTLIDMTADILPQEDAEISALARKAFEKQGIRVLTQCAVKSSSLTATGVKAVLEQQGKQSELEVERVIVAAGIVGNVEDLGLEHTRVKVEKTHIVTDGLCRTAEPGVYAIGDVAGAPWLAHKASHEAVLCVEAIAGLPAHALDPLRIPACTYSHPQVASIGMTEARAREHAKATGGEIRVGKFTFAGNGKAIAMGEDQGLVKTVFDARTGELLGAHIIHPEASELIAGYGVAAALEATEEDLMHTVFAHPTLSETLHESVLAAFGRALHG, from the coding sequence ATGACCAAGACTTCGTTTGACCTGGTGGTGGTCGGCGGCGGCCCCGGCGGCTACGTGGCCGCCATCCGCGCGGCGCAGCTGGGCCTGTCCACCGCGCTGGTGGAGCGCGCCGAGCTGGGCGGCATCTGCCTGAACTGGGGCTGCATCCCGACCAAGGCGCTGCTGCACAGCGCCACCGTGCTGCGCGCCTGCCGCGAGGCCGATCACTACGGCGTGACCGGCGCGGGCGCGGCCCGGCCCGACCTGGCCGCGATGGTGGCGCGCTCGCGCAAGGTCGCCGGCCGCCTGGGCCAGGGCGTGGCGCACCTGATGAAAAAGAACGGCGTCACGGTCTTTGCCGCCAGCGCCAAGCTGGCCGGCGGCGGCCGTGTCGCGCTCGACAACGGCCCCACGCTGTCGGCCCGCCACATCATCCTGGCCACCGGCGCGCGCGCCCGCGAGCTGCCGGCGCTGCCGGTGGGCGAGCGCATCTGGGCCTACCGCCAGGCGCTGACGCCGCCGGCGATTCCCAAGTCCCTGCTGGTGGTGGGCGCGGGCGCGATCGGCGCCGAGTTCGCCAGCTTCTACCGCGCGGTCGGGGCGGAAGTGACGCTGATCGACATGACCGCCGATATCCTGCCGCAAGAAGACGCCGAGATCTCCGCGCTGGCGCGCAAGGCCTTCGAGAAGCAAGGCATCCGCGTGCTGACGCAGTGCGCGGTCAAGTCGTCCAGCCTGACGGCCACGGGCGTGAAGGCCGTGCTGGAGCAACAGGGCAAGCAGTCCGAACTGGAAGTCGAGCGCGTCATCGTGGCCGCCGGCATCGTCGGCAACGTCGAGGACCTGGGCCTGGAACACACCCGCGTCAAAGTGGAGAAGACCCACATCGTCACCGACGGCCTGTGCCGCACCGCCGAGCCGGGCGTCTACGCCATCGGCGACGTGGCCGGCGCGCCGTGGCTGGCGCACAAGGCCAGCCACGAGGCCGTGCTGTGCGTCGAAGCCATCGCCGGCCTGCCGGCGCATGCGCTCGACCCGCTGCGCATCCCCGCCTGCACCTATTCGCACCCGCAGGTCGCCAGCATCGGCATGACCGAGGCCCGCGCGCGCGAGCACGCCAAGGCGACGGGCGGCGAGATCCGCGTCGGCAAGTTCACCTTCGCCGGCAACGGCAAGGCCATCGCCATGGGCGAGGACCAGGGGCTGGTGAAGACGGTGTTCGACGCCAGGACCGGCGAGCTGCTGGGCGCGCACATCATCCACCCGGAGGCGTCCGAGCTGATCGCCGGCTACGGCGTGGCGGCGGCGCTAGAGGCCACCGAGGAAGACCTGATGCACACCGTGTTCGCGCATCCGACCCTGTCGGAAACGCTGCACGAATCGGTGCTGGCGGCCTTTGGCCGGGCGCTGCACGGCTAA